A portion of the Pseudoxanthomonas sp. JBR18 genome contains these proteins:
- a CDS encoding hotdog fold thioesterase → MAFRAPVDLDALNALSAGNLVGHLGIMITEAGEDWLRGTMPVEPRTHQPFGLLHGGASVVLAESLGSLAGGLSVIDPERFGVVGLEINANHIRGERTGMVTGTARAVHIGRTTQVWDIRIENARGKPVCVSRLTLAVVPKPAD, encoded by the coding sequence ATGGCTTTTCGCGCCCCGGTCGATCTCGACGCCCTCAACGCCCTGTCCGCCGGTAATCTGGTCGGCCATCTGGGCATCATGATCACCGAAGCCGGCGAGGATTGGCTGCGCGGCACCATGCCGGTGGAGCCGCGTACCCACCAGCCCTTCGGCCTGCTGCATGGTGGCGCGTCGGTGGTGCTCGCCGAGAGTCTGGGCAGTTTGGCCGGGGGACTGTCGGTGATCGACCCGGAGCGCTTCGGCGTGGTCGGCCTGGAGATCAACGCCAACCACATCCGCGGCGAGCGCACCGGCATGGTGACCGGGACGGCGCGGGCGGTCCACATCGGACGCACCACCCAGGTCTGGGACATCCGGATCGAAAACGCCCGCGGCAAGCCGGTCTGCGTCTCGCGCCTGACCCTGGCCGTGGTGCCCAAGCCTGCCGACTGA